The following proteins are encoded in a genomic region of Thermocrinis sp.:
- the sfsA gene encoding DNA/RNA nuclease SfsA, with protein sequence MKITSLKEAIFLKRINRFVGEVLVEGENLLVHIRNTGRLTELLRAGRKVFLREKASGKYPFDIFLVKAENSLVCIDSTIAPKLYAEFLNLPVKFEPVFGNQRFDLMYSSTVVETKSVNLVEHGIALFPDAPTERGTKHIYKLIEIAKDGLNPELVFVVQREDAKAFSPNYGVDRKFSEAVKLFYQMGFPVKAFLCKTSLSEITIYKEIEVIFLEHG encoded by the coding sequence ATGAAAATTACATCCCTAAAGGAAGCAATATTTCTAAAGAGAATAAACAGGTTCGTCGGAGAGGTATTGGTAGAAGGAGAAAATCTCTTAGTGCACATAAGAAATACAGGACGTTTAACTGAGCTTCTAAGGGCTGGGAGAAAGGTTTTTCTGCGTGAAAAAGCTTCTGGTAAATATCCCTTTGATATCTTTTTGGTCAAAGCTGAAAATTCTTTGGTATGCATTGACTCAACGATTGCACCCAAACTTTATGCAGAGTTCTTGAATCTCCCTGTCAAGTTTGAGCCAGTCTTTGGTAATCAGCGATTTGATCTAATGTATTCATCCACAGTAGTAGAAACAAAATCGGTTAATCTGGTAGAACACGGGATTGCATTATTCCCAGACGCACCCACGGAGAGAGGGACTAAGCACATTTATAAACTGATAGAGATTGCAAAAGATGGACTAAATCCAGAGCTTGTTTTTGTAGTCCAAAGGGAAGATGCTAAAGCTTTTTCACCCAACTACGGAGTGGATAGAAAATTTTCAGAAGCGGTTAAGCTATTTTACCAGATGGGTTTTCCTGTAAAGGCATTCCTCTGTAAAACAAGCTTGAGCGAAATCACGATTTATAAAGAAATAGAGGTTATATTTTTAGAACATGGATAG
- a CDS encoding cytochrome b/b6 domain-containing protein produces the protein MREEVVKRIYIFSPSLRIWHWVNAVCIVVLFLTGLYIGNPFFIGSQGLEATYAYAHSLTMDFIRFIHFSGVGEMVLHYLLIKPGHRTYIRNPLARLVYFLLYLVLIFMVITGFAMYGLSDPGGFWAKMFGWIVPMLGGEFSVHMWHHWFAWLVIFFVIVHVYLVVRYDVIEKEGEVSSMFNGMKTFKETPVDVEDVA, from the coding sequence ATGAGGGAAGAGGTCGTAAAAAGAATCTATATATTCAGTCCGTCCCTACGCATATGGCATTGGGTAAATGCTGTATGTATAGTGGTCTTGTTCCTAACCGGTTTGTACATAGGTAACCCATTTTTCATAGGCTCACAAGGGCTTGAAGCAACTTATGCCTACGCCCACAGTCTAACAATGGATTTTATAAGGTTCATACACTTCTCTGGGGTAGGAGAAATGGTTCTTCACTATCTCCTTATCAAGCCTGGACACAGAACCTACATAAGGAATCCATTGGCAAGGCTTGTTTACTTTTTGCTATACTTGGTCCTTATCTTTATGGTAATAACTGGCTTTGCTATGTATGGTCTTTCGGATCCAGGGGGCTTTTGGGCAAAGATGTTTGGTTGGATAGTTCCTATGTTGGGAGGAGAATTCTCGGTTCACATGTGGCATCACTGGTTTGCTTGGCTTGTTATATTCTTCGTGATTGTTCATGTGTATCTTGTTGTAAGGTATGATGTGATAGAGAAGGAAGGAGAAGTGTCTTCCATGTTTAACGGTATGAAAACTTTCAAGGAAACACCCGTGGATGTGGAGGATGTAGCTTGA
- a CDS encoding hydrogenase expression/formation protein, which translates to MNAPAILHEILQALKDFYNKGERHVIYINKLPLTEEDKHVILDVLRDGQVKISFKSATQKVEWRETGISGVWIGVFFDRDEKPILETIEITDFPMLAACQREDIEEAIKTLEDRLSSLV; encoded by the coding sequence ATGAACGCACCCGCAATACTGCATGAGATCTTGCAGGCGTTAAAGGACTTTTACAACAAAGGGGAAAGACATGTAATCTATATAAACAAATTACCCCTTACTGAAGAGGATAAGCATGTTATACTGGATGTGCTGAGAGACGGTCAAGTTAAGATTTCTTTCAAGTCCGCAACCCAAAAGGTAGAGTGGAGGGAAACAGGCATAAGTGGTGTTTGGATTGGAGTATTTTTTGACAGAGATGAAAAGCCAATTTTGGAAACAATAGAGATAACAGATTTTCCTATGCTCGCTGCCTGTCAGAGGGAAGACATAGAGGAAGCCATAAAGACCTTAGAGGATAGGCTCTCTTCCCTTGTATGA
- the ispH gene encoding 4-hydroxy-3-methylbut-2-enyl diphosphate reductase, with the protein MDRIIVAPHAGFCFGVKRAINIAERTSKENKGKRIWSIGPLIHNPQEVERLRKEGVEVLETEENIRPGDTVIIRSHGIPPNKEEEYVSKGLRVVDATCPYVKAVHQAVEKLVAEGYFVVILGEKNHPEVIGTLGYLKKAGGEGVVVETKEDLEKVKHLEKIGIVAQTTQNEQFFKEAVGELALWAKEVKVINTICNATSERQEDVYELAPKVDVMIIVGGKNSGNTRRLYEISRSLNPRSYHVETAQELDPAWFSGAETVGITAGASTPDWIIEEVKKRVEEIIG; encoded by the coding sequence ATGGATAGGATAATCGTTGCACCGCATGCTGGGTTTTGTTTCGGAGTAAAAAGGGCTATAAATATAGCGGAAAGAACTTCAAAAGAGAACAAAGGTAAAAGAATATGGTCTATAGGACCTCTGATCCATAACCCACAGGAAGTGGAGAGACTAAGAAAAGAGGGGGTGGAAGTATTGGAAACCGAAGAAAATATACGCCCTGGAGACACTGTAATAATACGTTCCCACGGAATCCCCCCAAATAAGGAAGAGGAGTATGTCAGTAAGGGTTTGAGAGTGGTAGATGCTACATGTCCCTACGTGAAGGCAGTCCATCAGGCTGTAGAGAAATTGGTTGCTGAAGGATACTTTGTTGTTATACTGGGAGAGAAAAACCATCCAGAGGTTATAGGCACGTTGGGTTATCTAAAAAAGGCAGGTGGAGAGGGTGTCGTAGTAGAAACAAAAGAGGATTTGGAGAAGGTAAAGCATCTAGAAAAAATAGGTATAGTTGCACAGACTACTCAGAATGAGCAGTTCTTCAAAGAAGCAGTGGGCGAGCTAGCCCTTTGGGCGAAGGAAGTTAAAGTGATAAACACAATATGCAACGCTACTTCGGAAAGGCAGGAAGATGTTTATGAACTTGCACCAAAGGTGGATGTAATGATCATAGTAGGTGGTAAAAACAGCGGAAATACAAGAAGGCTTTATGAAATATCTCGTTCTTTAAATCCACGTAGCTACCACGTAGAGACAGCTCAAGAGTTAGATCCAGCTTGGTTTTCTGGTGCAGAGACTGTAGGCATAACCGCAGGTGCCTCAACTCCAGACTGGATAATAGAGGAAGTTAAGAAAAGAGTGGAGGAAATAATCGGATGA
- a CDS encoding HyaD/HybD family hydrogenase maturation endopeptidase, translating to MSILILGVGNILLSDEGLGVRAVEKLKEGYIFPENVKLLDGGTLGIDLLYFLEGAERLIIVDAVMGGGPPGTLYKFSGDEVKAYFRGKVSAHELGIQEVLGIAQLTGKYPKEVVVIGMEPESLEISLELSQTVRNSLEKLVKLIIEQLKDWQTEVKHVDERTRNTA from the coding sequence TTGAGCATCCTTATTCTAGGAGTAGGAAACATACTGCTATCGGATGAAGGCTTAGGAGTAAGGGCTGTAGAAAAGCTCAAGGAAGGTTACATTTTTCCAGAGAACGTAAAACTCTTAGACGGGGGCACGCTTGGTATAGACCTGCTCTATTTTCTAGAAGGTGCAGAAAGGCTCATAATAGTGGATGCAGTAATGGGTGGGGGTCCTCCTGGAACCCTCTATAAATTTTCCGGGGACGAAGTAAAAGCCTACTTTAGAGGAAAGGTATCAGCCCATGAACTTGGTATTCAAGAGGTTTTGGGTATAGCTCAGCTAACCGGCAAGTATCCTAAAGAAGTGGTGGTCATAGGTATGGAACCAGAAAGTTTAGAAATTTCTTTGGAACTTTCACAAACCGTGAGAAATAGTTTAGAAAAGTTAGTAAAATTAATCATAGAGCAACTCAAAGATTGGCAAACAGAGGTTAAACATGTTGATGAACGCACCCGCAATACTGCATGA
- a CDS encoding ACT domain-containing protein has translation MNFFLISVFGKDRPGIVSEVSKVLYDLGLNIEDSSMTRLKGEFTIMLVVSHPGNLEEESILSALKDVGERLNLSIICKKLPEDWEEEYKGKEIYRIVVSGADKPGIVYSVSNLLSKNGINISDLRTEKRGSLYLMYIEAESQEDKFEDLKRGLERLKKELGVDISIERDEEAVL, from the coding sequence ATGAACTTTTTCCTAATTTCTGTCTTTGGCAAGGATAGACCCGGAATAGTCTCTGAAGTTAGTAAAGTCCTCTACGATCTTGGTTTAAACATAGAGGATTCTTCTATGACCCGGCTAAAGGGTGAATTTACCATCATGTTGGTAGTCAGTCATCCAGGAAACCTTGAAGAGGAAAGCATACTATCTGCCTTAAAGGATGTGGGGGAAAGGCTTAATCTTTCTATAATTTGTAAAAAATTGCCAGAGGATTGGGAAGAAGAATACAAAGGGAAAGAAATATACAGGATAGTGGTATCCGGTGCGGACAAGCCCGGCATAGTGTACAGCGTATCTAACCTTCTGTCTAAAAACGGTATAAACATCTCAGACCTAAGGACCGAGAAGAGAGGTAGCTTGTATCTAATGTATATAGAGGCTGAATCTCAAGAAGATAAGTTTGAGGATCTAAAAAGAGGCTTAGAAAGGCTAAAAAAGGAACTGGGTGTGGATATATCTATAGAAAGGGACGAAGAAGCGGTCTTATGA
- the def gene encoding peptide deformylase, producing the protein MKKLEILTYPDERLKIPSVEVVDFGSDLREFVEELRYVMTNSPACVGIAAPQVDVHKRIILVDTSQSKHRENKVSHGFMVLINPRIVKFEGEIIVREGCLSVPDFTGNVKRYYWIEVEAFDLRGNRFVFDTEGFEAVVIQHEIDHLDGKLFIERVASPKDISKRKVYR; encoded by the coding sequence ATGAAAAAACTTGAAATACTCACCTATCCGGATGAGAGGTTAAAGATACCATCCGTTGAAGTAGTAGATTTTGGAAGTGATCTGAGAGAGTTTGTTGAGGAGCTTAGATACGTAATGACTAACTCACCTGCCTGCGTGGGCATAGCTGCACCTCAGGTGGACGTGCACAAAAGGATCATTCTCGTTGATACTTCTCAGTCAAAACATAGAGAAAACAAAGTCAGTCACGGTTTTATGGTTCTGATAAACCCAAGGATAGTAAAGTTTGAAGGTGAGATAATAGTTAGAGAAGGCTGTTTAAGTGTCCCAGATTTCACGGGCAACGTCAAAAGATACTACTGGATTGAGGTGGAAGCCTTTGACCTAAGGGGAAATCGTTTTGTTTTTGACACGGAGGGCTTTGAAGCGGTTGTTATACAACACGAGATAGACCATCTGGATGGTAAACTCTTCATAGAAAGAGTCGCATCACCAAAAGATATATCTAAAAGAAAGGTTTACAGGTAG
- a CDS encoding aminodeoxychorismate/anthranilate synthase component II: MKILMIDNYDSFTYNLVQYFQILGSDVIVKKNDEIGLDQIRAIDPEAIVISPGPCTPKEAGISVEVIRELHKDYPILGVCLGHQSIGYAFGAKIVRAKRLMHGKTSLITHTGEGIFSGLPNPFTAVRYHSLVIDKNTLPAFIKVTAWSEDGEVMGVQHTDYPVFGVQFHPESVLSEAGLDLLRNFLFIAQGNRLST; encoded by the coding sequence ATGAAGATTTTGATGATAGATAATTACGATTCTTTTACTTATAACTTGGTGCAGTATTTTCAAATACTTGGTTCGGATGTTATCGTTAAAAAAAACGATGAGATAGGGCTGGACCAGATAAGGGCTATAGACCCAGAGGCTATAGTTATCTCTCCAGGACCTTGCACGCCAAAGGAAGCGGGTATCTCTGTAGAAGTGATCAGAGAACTACATAAGGACTATCCTATACTGGGCGTATGCTTAGGGCATCAGTCTATAGGTTATGCCTTTGGGGCAAAAATCGTAAGAGCCAAAAGGTTGATGCACGGCAAAACATCCCTAATAACACACACTGGAGAAGGAATATTCTCTGGATTGCCCAATCCATTTACTGCAGTGAGATATCATTCCTTAGTGATAGACAAAAACACTTTACCAGCCTTTATAAAGGTAACCGCTTGGTCTGAGGATGGAGAAGTGATGGGCGTGCAGCATACGGATTATCCTGTTTTTGGTGTGCAGTTCCATCCTGAGTCTGTGCTTTCAGAGGCAGGCTTAGATCTTCTGAGAAACTTCCTTTTTATTGCCCAAGGGAATCGTCTATCCACTTGA
- the cutA gene encoding divalent-cation tolerance protein CutA: protein MEWKHVVVFITTPTNKGWDIGNYIVEQKLGACVNVIPEVSSVYWWKGNIEKDKENLLVVKTSMEKLEKLIHEVKKIHPYTVPEIIALPIVGGNEDYLKWIDDSLGQ from the coding sequence ATGGAGTGGAAGCATGTAGTGGTTTTCATAACCACTCCTACGAACAAGGGGTGGGATATAGGAAATTACATAGTGGAGCAGAAGTTGGGTGCTTGCGTAAATGTAATACCAGAGGTAAGCTCGGTTTATTGGTGGAAGGGAAATATAGAAAAGGATAAGGAAAATCTTTTAGTCGTGAAAACCTCCATGGAAAAGCTTGAAAAGTTGATACATGAAGTTAAAAAAATCCATCCTTACACTGTGCCTGAGATAATAGCCTTACCTATAGTGGGGGGGAACGAAGATTACCTCAAGTGGATAGACGATTCCCTTGGGCAATAA